The sequence TGTTCATTCTGCTTCCATTATTTCAGGAGATCTGTTGGTAGTGGAGCCAAGATATCTCCTATAGTCCTAATCAGGTCTTGGCAGTCTTGTCTTCAAATGTCCTAGGTCTGATGTTAGTACCACTTTGCAGTTTACTGAGTCTGTGTTTTCAGGTTCCGGTAGGAGTATCCACTGGAGCTTGGATCTTCTCGGTTGACATCCCAACTTCTGCAGAACACTCAAGCATCTCAGCAATCCAGAAGTCTAGGCGATACTATTGAAAAGCAAGAGCTTTTCATAAAACAAACATCCCTTACTTCTAATGTTGCTGTCTGTtagatatatctatatatcttcctactgtatttttcactgcatgcatctgatgaagtgggctttagcccatgaaagcttatgctcaaataaattagtctataaggtgccacaagtactcctcgttctttctactTTAAACATTAAGAACTGTGGAGTTCTACCCGGCTGCTTTGTTGTGGCTTTAGCTTTCACTCTCATATTTGGGCATCTGTTATTACCTTATAATGTCATAGTTCAAAGACACCATTTAATAGTCTGGGGTAGGAAGCCCACTAAATTCTGGCATCCTGGGTCAACAGTAGCCAGGCATGATCCATTGAGAATTGTAGTGGTTACTAGCCCACAGTGATGCATCATGATGGGCTGAGTAGTAAGACTCACTAATTTGGTGGGATAGGCAAAGAATAGGCACGCTGGCACAAGCTGTTTTAGGAAAGTTCAGGTAGCTGTTCAAATCCTTGGTCATCTTGGGAACACTTACCATTTTTGAAAGGTTGAGGCCCTggctttttttgcttttgtacttactaatttttcacttttttcccccttccctataAGCCCTGTCACTCTTAGAATTTTTACCAAACTGGGAAAACAGCTTCAAATACTGTTAAAGCTAAAGGGCTTCTCACTAatggtgaagggggggggggggggaaaccatagcacagcttttaaaaaaaacctgtctaGCCACTGATGGGTAATATAGATGAGAATTGTTCAGCCACAGACTTGCTTGATGACTGAATTCTGACACATACTTCTCCCAGGGGTGTAGAAACTCTTGCTATGGAATTTCTAGCATACATGGCTAGGTAAAGAATCTTTTTGAGTAAAGATTTCTTTGAGAAATCCATTGGTTGTAGGCTTGTCTTTCCTAATGTAGCAAAAAGCAGGCTATCAAACTGAACTTGTTAAGCAACTAGGGATAAACTGTAATGAAGGTGGATTTAACCCCTTAGTACCCATTTGTTATGGGAGCTCTGTGCTTAAATCCCTAAGGCTCACTTCTAAGTTAAATCCTGTCTGCCCTTCTGTCTGAAGAGAGAGCTGCAAAGAAACTGAATTATGTATGAACTTCTGTACTGACTGTCTCAACAGTAGCTGCATTCAGCACAGAAGTTCTTAAAGGAATGCTGACCTAAACTTTATTCTGAAAATGACTAACTTCATGCAATTACAAATAACACCTAAGATGACTACAACAGAAAAGTTAAcggggaaaaaaattgctttaaTTTGCCTCTTGCATTTGACAGTACTTCCTGTACAGTAACTCAGTGTTTCCCCTGTATTTCCTGGCTGTCAGATTCTCTTACTGAAAAGACCCTATGAACAGGGCTGCTATTAACTcttcctaatttttaaaaatatcttaaaaaaaaaaaaactaaaaatgtaCTTTAGCATAAACTGAATTTTGAAAGTCAATTGAAATAAACCTCAAGTGGACAGTGTCTCTCTCTACAAGTATTTTAACACTCCACCCGCTTCCTTCCCACAAAACACATACAAGaattagggcacgtctacactggcagagttacagcactgTCAGTTACAGTGCTGGTCAGAGCACTGAAggaaaactgctgttgtgtgttcacactgacagctgcctgcacaatagtgtgttcacacttgcggcacttgcaacGCTATtcagagtggtgcactctgggcagctgtcccacagaACACCTTTCTCTTTTGccactaagacttgtgggaagggggggtggggggagaggagtcatggggcatcctgggtccagtcccaatgccctgtgatgcattgctttgcatcacagcaatccctgtgcttcagtCCAGATacggcaccatctttcaacggcCAGTGTACTgcgctccctgccctgcctcttttgggctacaggaatggatcccgaactgctgaccagtatgctgctcccTCTGACTAACATGTCATGAGTGGCAGtgaagttattccttaaactacaaaggcaagaggagtgcaacatTGATCTTGCCACACATAGTAGTTACGACACAAGGTTGCTTGTGGTATTTATGGAGGTGCTGACCatagtggaacgctgcttttggtctcgggaaacaagcactgagtggtgggatcgcattgtgATGCATGCCTGGGATggcgagcagtggctgcagaacttttggatgaggaaagccacattcatgggactgtgtgatgagctcgccccagccctgtggcacaaggacatgagaatgagagccgCACTGTTGCTGGAGAAGcacgtggtgattgcactgtggaagctggctactccagactgctaccgattggtcgctaaccagttcggagtaggaaagttgaccgttggattcatgttgatggaagtgtgcagggccattaatcacatcctgctctgaaagaccatgactgggcaatgtgcatgacattgtgaatggctttgcacaaatgggcttccgtaactgtggaggggcaatagatagtacgcacattccaattctggcaccagaccacctagcctcaGAGTACATTAATTGCAAGAGGTATTTCTGAATGGCtgtccaggcgcttgtggatcactgagAGTGTTTCACAGACATTTAATGCAGGTttgtccagaaaggtgcatgacatgggcatctttcagaacactggcctgttcaggaagctgcaaggagggactttcttcctggaccagaagatcaccacaggggaagtcaaaatgcgcattgtgatcctgggagaccccgcatCCCCCTTAATGCAGTAGCTTATGAAGCCAACTTGATAGCAGGAAGGAGCGGTtcagcaacaggctgagcaagtgcagaatgactgagtGTGCATTAGACTGTTTAAAAGCCTGCTGgcgatgcctgtatgggaagctggacttggtcgatgacaatattcctatgcttatagctgcatgctgtacgctcataatatttgtgaagggaaggctgaaagcttcactcagggctggactgcagaggcTCAGCGCATGGAGGtggagtttgaacagccagagaccagggctattagaggggcacagtgtagggccataaggatcagggatgccctGAGGCAGCAATTttaagctgaaagccactaatatttgttgctgtgctcagAGAAGGAGGGATCCTGGGatggctacagatttgtgtatgtccagggatcatacccaaccttctcctttggagtacagtgcaccCAGTGcagtacttcagcagggccaaactgcagtggaatgctgcaggtacagagtggagccaggaggttgataagtgTGTtggtcgtggggggggggggggggcacatgagagttttttgcaacagtggctgcaggggagggcaggcgcggagctgctcggtttgaaaaACTAGTATCACCTGGACCAtgtccacttggcgctccataatgtttaagagccgctccttggcttctttctggtgtgctgcgttctcctttcggtccctcttctcgctgtcccgccactccttcagttCCTGTTTCCAAGCGGctgagtgcatcataacctcacgaAGAAAGTCCTCCTTAATTCTCcttggccactttctaattctgcacagcttTTCTGCCGCTGATAAcagaggctgggctcccaaggtcatctcggaagtttaaatgcaatgttttacagaagcagtattgtttgcaacacagaacactgattcagggctttaaaacacagccagtactcacctGTCAAAAACTGGCTGATGCAGGCAAGCGCACATGAGCCACAAgatccccaaaatggtgagtagcctcAGGATAAATCACtcttcccggaccctgctgtacactgggcacatggctcttgagtagagccagcactgtagggagggcctgataatcattcctgtccccacactttccacaggaggtgatcattatggaagatatctcgctgctgagcatgagcagggaatcaagggagggtcttctccaagcctgagGCTTCCGCCCCAGCCCCCCTATGCAGCTTACCTGTGTGCAGCAGTGTTTCCttgatctctgagggagattcccgtgaagtgagggagtctatcaacagcctgttctgctgctcagactaggcatgtggtagGAGACAAGCCGGCTTTctccatccctcctgcccccaacaactcacttcagcaatTCCCTAAATCTGATCCACTTACTAGGGGCCTCCTttcctgtttgcgcttcgccaagaTCTGATTGCTGTGACTGGTTaggctcctccggggtagaaaagatctcgtgactgcatgcatctctggcctcagagtcatcctctgcctctggatcTCCCTCACCctcttcatccaagatttcctcctcctggcttgctCCGCTCTTGACTGGCACACGAGCCAATGAAGTGTCCACAgcggccttcgcagtggaggtggggtcaccaccgaatATCGTGTCCAggtctttgtagaaccagcaattcgtgggcgcagcaccagagaggcggtttgcctcccgcaccttgtggtaggcattccacagctccttcactttgaccctgcactgcagtgtgtcccggtcatggcccctttttATCATgtatcgtgaaatctgtccataggcatcataattcctacagctggagtgcagctgggactgcacagcttcctctccccaaatgctgatgaggtccagcagcttgacattgctccaagcaggggaatTGCCTGGTGCGTGGAGTAGGcttggtcacctggaaagatgcgctgagaccactgcacacatcaccGAGCAAACGGGAAGGGGACTTCCAAAATTCTAAAGGAATGTACAGGGTGGGGATGActgttggtcacctgagggcaggacagtattgttcaaaccgatgaccagagaggtgagagcaggtattgtgggacacctcccagaggccaatcgcagcactgtaatcaccaccatgtctacactggcaccgcagcactGTAGCCCTGGCGCAGAAACCTCTATGCCTCTCGGCGGGGTGGTGTTTTTTTAAGAGCGctacaactgtgcagtttctgcacactaagtggcttggcagtgtgtatgcctcgggagttacagcgcagaaagctgctttactgtgcagaaacttgtcAGTGTAGATGGGGCCTTACTTCTCAGCATGCATACATTTGACCTCAGTAGTGCTGTTGCCCTCCAGACTGTCTTCGGTGAATGAGAGAGCACCAAGGGAATTTTTTGAGGAAAATTTAGCCTTTTGGGCAAAGTTTAAAAGCACTTCTGTGCAACTTCCACCCTAGTTTCAGGTAACTTGGTCTACATTTTTTGCTTTGCAATTTTCCTATAAAGGAAATTGACAAACTTCAGTGACACAATAAAATCAAGGAAGTTAATTTGTGTTGCAACAATGCTGCTTTTGCATTTAACAATGCTCTCTCTCTGGCATGTGAAATGTTAAGCACAATTAAGCActcaattcaggaagtcacaagCTGACTGTTCATTCAGTCTTAACGCACATGGAAGGACACCTGATTATCAGTAAGTGATTCAGGAACACTTGTTTCCACTAAATCACTGTCACTTGAGATTGAACTACAAATTAGATTAAGCTTTGTTGAATGACACttttttcttaacctgtgtaaaACTAGAAGACTAATTCTGTTGAAatatggtatgtctacacgacTTCCTAAAGACTTCTGAACCTGCATTATTTTGAAGTCTTTATAGATTAGCATAAATatgcttgtcttttttttttttttaaacactggaaGTCATAACTTCCTTAAACTTCCATCTTCCCCTTTCTTGGAGAAGTCGTCTCCTTTTTGTTTCCGCACTCTGTTTAAGCAGTAACAGTTTATCCCAAGACTATCCAAATTATTCCCTTGAAGTCTTCTACTAAATGCTCGCAATAaatgagcgtgtgtgtgtgtgtaggttctCTGAATGCCTTCTGTGAGACCTGCCACTGCGCTCTAGTCCATTTAAGTTCAAATCACAATAACATTTGTACCATTGCTGCCCAAAACAACTGTAAGAAAGGTCTTGAAACAGCACCACAGAGTGTAGTTCATTGTGTCCCCCTGGCTCTGTACCACGCCTTTCTTGAAAGTCTCTGGAATGGTCACAGGTATTCCCCTGCTTTTCTCTACTCGGCTTCCAGTTGTAGAGTAGTCTGGAGTGGTGTGCATTTGGGGAAAGAGTCCTGAAATTTGGTCTCTAATCATAACTGTTTGTTCTTCACTGATGGAAGTATTTCCTAATACTTATTTAGACATTACCACATAATATATGTTTGAGTTCAGCTGGGTTTGGGCCGCATTATTCtagatgctgtacagacataGAAACCAGTCTATGCCACAAAGAGCTTGCAGTAGTCTGAAAGCTAAGCTCATCTCCTTGTTACTGGGCTGGCTGTCTTAAGGCCTGCCAGCACAATTTAAGGAGACTGGCCAACTTGAATTTAGAAGGAAAAGGGAATGTAACTTTAGAAAGAACATTCTTCAGTGGCTGCATGTAGCACTCCATCAGActaactttctctctctctcgagctATCTACCATGTAAACAATACATTTTTCTTGAAAAGATTATTCAGCTTCCTTCCTGAAGTCTTTAGTTTCAACATCTATTTTGGATAAATCTCTCCTAGGAttttcagagtgaggaaggataTTCTGGCAAGAGGCATTTCTGGATCTCGGTTCACTTGTGTCTATTCCATTTTTCTTGCATTGTCTATGTAACCTTCTAAAATTGCATAGAGGGAAGTtattctttttgaaaaatgggaCATATTACTCAAATCTGACTATATAGAAGTTGCTCTCCTACTAGCTTTTAGAATTACTAACGGCTTGGCAAATGCTCCAAAGCTATCAGGTTGACACAGGATATAGTATGGAGTTGAATTTCAGGCTTTGGAAGTGACCTCTCATGTAAGAATGTCCTACACTTCCAAGTGTTCAAATATTGTAAGATGCTATTTTAACACACATACATGAGGGCAGAATGGAACCTGCTGTAACACTTAAACTTTCTTTACTCTTTTATGTAGCAAAAAGTGTGTAACATCAATTATTTTGCAGTATAGCATTTGTTTCTCTACTGTTAAGTTCTCTTCCAAACAATAAACTGTAATTGGCTGACAATTAGTCATTCTCTTCATTAAAACAGGACTCTTCAtccagttaacttttttttttaaaggtggccCTCCTGAACAAGAGAGTAATATTGGGAGACAGAGGCTATAAAGCTGACTTTGGTAGCCCAGCCAGTTTGTCTACagtcttaattaaaaaaaaaaatgcagattttccgTTAGCTGTAGAGTATACAGTATAGAGTAACCGTTTCCTGCCTTGTGACATTGTAGGCTAGAGAGGGATaactttttttaacaaatgcaacATACGCTGATCAAAATATTGCCCTAAGGTTCCTTTGGGCCAGGGATCGGATGGAGAGCTGGTGGAAGAAAAGACAAAAGCTGAAAAGCATGAAGACCCATGAGATGTGGGTATGCTGACCAGTATCTGATTTtctatttcagtagcacctagggTACATTGTACAGCGTGCAAACTACTCTATAAAAACATTGGCAGTGGGATTGTGCGCTCTTTATAAGATGAACCATGGACCAggcagagaaagggagggagaaggaaaagatTGCCATGGCATTGAATAGCTGAAGCACTGAAGCATGTTTTTCCCCCAAGAGCatacaggaaatctgtagcaGTATGagaaattgaatccagatcttttAATGAAGGCACTGGCAGACCATCCGTCTTTGTCTCCCATCACCTTGACAAAATCCCAGACAAAAGTCTCTTCTGAAGATAGGTGTCCTGGCCAGTTCCTTGACCCTCAGTCTCTGTTTGAATTTAGTTTGTTCCGGTTTCTCCACTTGTTCTTAATGCTAGCTATTGCTTTTGTCACTTGTAAAACTTACGTTTTTTTTTCCTAGGTTGATCCCAAAGACTACACGTTTTCTGGACTTAAGGAGGAAACTGTGGGCCGTTTACCTGGAAAAGTTGCAGGGCAACAATTTGTCATTCAGGACTGTGAGAACTGTAATATCTACATCTTTGACCATTCTGCCACAATCACAATTGATGATTGTACAAGCTGCCGAATCTTTCTAGGACCCGTAAAAGGCAGTGTGTTTTTCCGTGACTGCAAAGATTGTAAATGTGTAGTGGCGTGCCAACAATTTCGTACCCGGGACTGCAGAAAGTTGGAAGTATTCTTGTGCTGTGCCACCCAACCCATTATTGAGTCATCCACAGGTATGAAATTTGGCTGTTTCCAGTACTACTATCCAGAGCTGGCTTTACAATTCAAAGATGCTGGACTGAGTATCTTCAATAACACATGGAGCAACATCCATGACTTTACACCTGTGTCGGGAGAAAACAATTGGAGTCTTCTACCTGAAGATGCCCTTGTTCAGGATTATGTCCCCTTACCTACATCTGAGGAACTAAAAGTAATCAGAATTTCTACAGATACCACAAAGAGCATAATTCCAATAACCCGGGGTGGGAGGCAGAAGAGCAGTGAAGAATCGTGTCTGGCAGTTTTCTTTGCTGGGGACTACACAACTGCAAATGCTAGAAAGTTAATTGATGAGGTAAGACACATTTTTTCTATTTCTAGCTTCTTGACTTTCCAATTTCATATCTTTTGGAATAAATTGCAAATTCTCATAGCTTACTGAAGTGAAGATACTGAAGTTCAAACTGGCTTGCTTCTGGATGTCTACTAGAATACTTTTCAGTATGTAGTTTTGGTGTGTTTGAAAAAAATGTGAAACTGTTATCCCCAAACTTGTTTTTCATGACGCATTTTCTTGCACTGATTTGGTTATTTATAATGTACCCATAACTGCCATCAGAAAATGAGCTCAGATTGTTCAATCTTATTCTGATACCTATCAAACTTGAGGGATATATGGGAACACCAAAAGTTACTTTTAGAGTGACATTTTACATGCAcaagtaatttatttttacttGGGTAAGACTCCAGTTGGAAGCTAATGGAAGCTTTCTTGGAAGTGTGGATACAATATCTTCAGATAACTTCTCTGCATGGAGAAGTTTTTCTATTTTAGGACTAAAACCATAAACTTGTGGATGGCTTTAAAAAACAATCTTGACTAGTAGATAAAAGCCAGATACTGCATTTGTGGGTTAGAGAGGAGCCTGATCCAGGTTTGGTGTCTGTTGCAGCTAAAGAAAAGCTAATAGTGTTCAACACCTTTGCAAGTTGGGCAGTTAGCTTCAGTAGTATTTGTAGGTGTTCAGCACATgtacatttttaatttgaaaCTACTAAAAAAAACTTTAGTTTCAGGTAGGGGAATAGAACAGAAGCAAAGATTGGATGAATGGAATGAAAAGATAAGTAAAACTGAATCTTCAAGTGTGGTGAAGAAAGTACTTTTCCCTTTGTGAACTGGGGAAGAAGAGAATAAATTGAGAAGGTTGTTTTGTGGTTTAATAGTCAGAGGGGAAAA is a genomic window of Natator depressus isolate rNatDep1 chromosome 1, rNatDep2.hap1, whole genome shotgun sequence containing:
- the RP2 gene encoding protein XRP2 gives rise to the protein MGCFFSKRRKAAKGGAQGGAGQDPPAADEEKPPSQYSWDQRAKVDPKDYTFSGLKEETVGRLPGKVAGQQFVIQDCENCNIYIFDHSATITIDDCTSCRIFLGPVKGSVFFRDCKDCKCVVACQQFRTRDCRKLEVFLCCATQPIIESSTGMKFGCFQYYYPELALQFKDAGLSIFNNTWSNIHDFTPVSGENNWSLLPEDALVQDYVPLPTSEELKVIRISTDTTKSIIPITRGGRQKSSEESCLAVFFAGDYTTANARKLIDEMTGKGFLLVQTKEVSMKAEDAQRVFQQSASDFIPLLEKGPVVALEFNGDDAVEGCRSIINDVFSGTKIFVSENKVSASRDVDSFYNFADMQMGM